The following coding sequences are from one Epinephelus fuscoguttatus linkage group LG7, E.fuscoguttatus.final_Chr_v1 window:
- the tmem82 gene encoding transmembrane protein 82 — protein MFSFITSLIPTSYFLPGWLTLDTNPVDSLLQGLVGACGISVLCSLLRLHLFLEESWSDKNDKDTSSQKTPSHQGRPKTGLLGMLHFLVLTGILAVVGSRVASLVVLEFCLRGVSGLLTAGPEYQKFLQQLLVQSQFSLGCALSCSLHFLHEGASHRWLCLLLAAALSWFLARQATRLLHHVLALYKLHSSQRYCGICISLLTSGRYLLPMLCRTMIITFSVAVVAAISIINQHFLSATEALRFWTPLTICYTLLVVYMQEEQHRLPSSQAVLNTVVVRLGGLMVLMLTVGRWADVFHILMCFLGEASCLIPTMDLLDAASSQDEEDYTEYVKREHRRRPQAQEKEHHRQPHRDVKS, from the exons ATGTTTTCCTTTATCACGTCTCTTATTCCCACTTCCTACTTCCTCCCAGGATGGCTGACTCTCGATACAAATCCAGTGGACAGTTTACTTCAAG GACTGGTAGGTGCGTGTGGGATCTCTGTGCTATGCTCCCTGTTAAGACTGCACTTATTTCTAGAGGAGAG CTGGAGTGATAAAAATGATAAAGACACATCAAGCCAGAAGACACCCAGTCATCAAGGGAGACCTAAAACTGGTCTTTTGGGGATGCTCCACTTTTTGGTTTTGACCGGGATACTAGCTGTAGTGGGCTCTCGTGTTGCCTCCCTGGTGGTACTAGAGTTTTGTCTTCGAGGTGTCTCTGGATTGCTTACAGCAGGACCA GAGTACCAGAAatttctgcagcagctgttagtTCAAAGCCAGTTCTCTCTTGGTTGCGCCTTGAGCTGCAGTTTGCACTTTCTCCACGAGGGGGCGTCTCATCGCTGGCTATGCTTGCTCCTGGCAGCAGCACTCAGCTGGTTCCTGGCTCGGCAGGCCACACGGCTGCTGCACCACGTCCTGGCTCTGTATAAACTCCACAGCTCACAGCGCTACTGCGGTATTTGCATCAGCCTCCTCACATCAGGCCGCTACCTGCTGCCCATGCTGTGCAGGACTATGATCATTACTTTCTCTGTGGCTGTGGTGGCCGCCATATCAATCATCAATCAGCACTTCCTCTCTGCAACAGAGGCCCTCAGGTTTTGGACACCACTGACTATCTGCTACACACTGTTGGTTGTGTACATGCAGG AGGAGCAGCACCGTCTGCCCAGCAGCCAGGCTGTCCTGAACACAGTAGTGGTGCGTCTTGGTGGTTTGATGGTCCTGATGCTGACTGTTGGACGCTGGGCTGACGTGTTCCACATCCTAATGTGTTTCCTGGGTGAGGCCAGCTGTCTAATCCCCACTATGGATCTGCTGGATGCAGCATCCTCACAG GATGAAGAGGATTATACAGAATACGTAAAGAGAGAGCATCGACGAAGACCGCAGGCACAAGAGAAGGAGCATCACAGACAGCCACACAGGGATGTTAAAAGCTAG
- the smim1 gene encoding small integral membrane protein 1 — MDPISPGSVQYDRWNEDNVNMDIEAPQSTAMRIYNTVCSGSSGVAVKAAGALAALVSIYILGYITGYYIHKCGDVGSN; from the exons ATGGACCCCATTAGTCCTGGCAGCGTGCAATATGATCGCTGGAACGAGGACAACGTCAACATGGACATAGAAGCTCCACAGTCTACTGCGATGAG GATCTACAACACAGTGTGTAGCGGCAGCTCTGGAGTAGCAGTGAAGGCAGCAGGAGCTTTGGCTGCACTGGTGTCCATTTACATCCTAGGATACATCACAGGATACTACATCCATAAGTGCGGAGATGTTGGATCCAATTAg
- the mad2l2 gene encoding mitotic spindle assembly checkpoint protein MAD2B, which translates to MTTLTRQDLNFGQVVADILCEFLEVAIHLILYVREVYPSGIFQKRKKYNVPVQMSCHPELNQYIQDTLHCVKPLIEKNDAEKVVVVIMDKEHHPVERFVFEISQPPLLSISSDTLLSHVEQLLRAFILKISVCDAVLNNNPPGCSFTVLVHTRDAATRNMEKVQVIKDFPWIVADEQEVHMQEPRLIPLKTMTSDIVKMQLYVEERAQKT; encoded by the exons ATGACAACTCTAACAAGGCAAGACCTCAATTTTGGACAAG TGGTTGCTGACATCCTGTGTGAGTTCCTGGAGGTCGCTATTCATCTCATCCTGTATGTCCGTGAAGTTTATCCCTCGGGAATATTTcagaagagaaagaaatacaATGTACCTGTGCAG atgTCATGTCACCCAGAGCTGAATCAGTACATCCAAGACACACTTCACTGTGTAAAGCCACTTATTGAGAAG AATGATGCAGAGAAAGTGGTGGTGGTCATCATGGACAAAGAGCATCATCCAGTAGAGCGATTTGTATTTGAGATTTCCCAACCTCCACTGCTGTCTATCAG CTCAGACACATTACTGTCACATGTGGAGCAGCTGCTGAGGGCGTTCATCCTGAAGATCAGCGTGTGTGATGCTGTTTTGAATAATAACCCACCAG GGTGTTCATTTACAGTCCTGGTACATACTCGAGACGCTGCTACACGCAACATGGAGAAGGTTCAAGTCATCAAG GATTTTCCATGGATAGTGGCTGACGAGCAGGAGGTCCACATGCAGGAGCCTCGACTCATCCCGCTGAAGACCATGACGTCTGACATTGTAAAA ATGCAGCTCTACGTGGAGGAGAGAGCCCAGAAAACATAG
- the LOC125891545 gene encoding solute carrier family 25 member 45: MPFLEFIAGSISGAVGLAVGHPLDTVKVRLQAQSVYKGIFDCLSKTYSHEGLRGLFKGMAFPVLTTGITNSVVFGSYSNALDYLTQSQRNDRNQSKPASAAQVYAAGSFSGLVQVFVFAPIDLVKVRLQGQTTAVRYRGPIHCVAVILKEEGPRGLFRGGFALALRDVPCYGLYFLPYEVTRKALTETGKESGIFAILMAGGLAGVVTWAFATPMDVVKARLQMSGAGGREYSGVLQCMRESVREEGVRVFFKGLTLNSLRAFPVNAVTFLSYEMLMRTFCPPTR, translated from the exons ATGCCTTTTTTAGAATTCATAGCTGGGAGCATTTCCG GTGCAGTGGGACTTGCAGTTGGACATCCATTAGACACTGTGAAG GTGCGACTGCAGGCCCAGTCTGTGTACAAAGGGATATTTGACTGTTTATCTAAAACATACTCTCATGAGGGG CTCCGTGGACTCTTCAAGGGCATGGCATTTCCGGTGCTGACCACAGGCATCACAAACTCTGTTGTCTTTGGTTCGTACAGTAATGCCTTAGATTACCTCACTCAGTCTCAGCGCAATGACCGCAATCAGAGCAAACCGGCCTCTGCTGCACAGGTCTACGCAGCCGGCTCCTTCTCAGGTCTGGTGCAG gtgtttgtttttgcacccATTGACCTGGTGAAAGTGCGTCTGCAGGGTCAAACAACTGCTGTCCGATACCGGGGACCCATTCACTGTGTTGCCGTCATCCTGAAGGAGGAGGGGCCCAGGGGTCTGTTCAGAGGAGGGTTTGCCCTCGCCCTGAGGGACGTACCCTGCTATGGACTCTACTTTTTGCCTTACGAGGTCACTCGAAAGGCTCTGACCGAGACTGGCAAAGAGTCAG GTATATTTGCAATATTGATGGCAGGGGGCTTGGCGGGAGTGGTGACCTGGGCCTTTGCCACACCCATGGACGTGGTGAAAGCCCGGCTCCAGATGTCAGGAGCTGGCGGCCGGGAGTACAGCGGGGTCCTCCAATGCATGAGAGAGAGCGTCAGAGAGGAGGGAGTGAGGGTCTTTTTCAAAGGCCTGACACTGAACAGCCTGAGGGCCTTCCCCGTCAACGCCGTCACCTTCCTCAGCTACGAGATGCTGATGAGGACTTTCTGTCCACCGACGAGATGA